Proteins encoded by one window of Martelella endophytica:
- a CDS encoding nucleoside 2-deoxyribosyltransferase: MSARKKVYIAGPDVFFENASEVMRKKGEIVQEYGFAPSTLAEDDLSPDGLTAFQFGIAIGLANERKMDEADFIIANLTPFRGISADVGTAFEVGYMRAQGKPVFAYSNSGRDYYTRLTADYYGGKPLSNVDGVTRGPDGLMVENHGMADNLMLDTAAAESGGCFVAEEARGEDVLGDLAAFRKCLERARSFYSGR, encoded by the coding sequence GTCGGAGGTCATGCGGAAGAAGGGCGAGATCGTTCAGGAATACGGTTTCGCCCCCTCCACCCTTGCCGAAGACGACCTCAGCCCGGACGGGCTGACGGCCTTCCAGTTCGGCATTGCCATCGGCCTCGCCAATGAGCGCAAGATGGACGAGGCCGATTTCATCATCGCCAACCTGACGCCGTTTCGCGGCATTTCTGCCGATGTCGGCACGGCCTTCGAGGTCGGCTACATGCGGGCGCAGGGCAAGCCGGTGTTCGCCTATTCCAATTCGGGGCGCGACTATTACACCCGGTTGACCGCCGACTATTACGGCGGCAAGCCGCTCAGCAACGTGGATGGCGTGACCCGCGGTCCCGACGGGCTGATGGTCGAGAACCATGGCATGGCCGACAACCTGATGCTCGATACCGCAGCAGCCGAAAGCGGCGGCTGCTTTGTTGCCGAAGAGGCCAGGGGCGAGGACGTTCTGGGCGACCTCGCCGCATTCCGGAAGTGCCTGGAAAGGGCCCGCAGCTTTTACAGCGGCCGCTGA
- a CDS encoding nitroreductase family protein — protein sequence MSGPMPEPRPSSSQRRELFDTLVANTWRDVRRFWRSSFTGAARNRENLRARIAIGLHFLEYGSALEGAKAGHGQEKANQLAADIDTFIAHFGPDATTEIALRTLESYLAFNDESGIDLGAIRAVVERHGNSRKSGLRGGVETVTADDIRRRGMIDFMSFAEARHSIRSYKNEPVPASSIEQAVRIAQQSPSSCNRQTCRARIWTEPSDIARITALQNGNRGFGDQLGGIAIITSDLAHWEHAHERYQAWIDGGMFAMSFAYGLHAEGLGAVMLNWSVTHDQDDRLRRLIDLPESELVITMVGFGVLPDRLKVPVSQRKPLDYALVLDAPLSAAAR from the coding sequence ATGTCCGGACCCATGCCCGAGCCCCGTCCATCGTCTTCGCAACGAAGAGAACTGTTCGACACGCTGGTGGCCAACACCTGGCGTGATGTGCGGCGCTTCTGGCGCAGTTCCTTTACCGGCGCGGCCAGAAACCGTGAAAATCTGCGTGCGCGGATCGCCATCGGTTTGCACTTTCTCGAATATGGCTCCGCGCTTGAGGGCGCCAAAGCGGGGCATGGGCAGGAAAAGGCCAACCAGCTCGCTGCCGACATCGATACCTTTATCGCCCATTTCGGTCCTGATGCCACAACCGAGATCGCGCTTCGAACGCTTGAAAGCTATCTGGCGTTCAATGATGAAAGCGGCATCGACCTCGGTGCCATCAGAGCGGTCGTCGAGCGCCATGGCAATAGCCGGAAAAGCGGTTTGCGTGGCGGCGTGGAAACGGTGACGGCCGATGACATCCGCCGCCGCGGCATGATCGATTTCATGTCATTTGCCGAGGCGCGCCACTCGATCAGAAGCTACAAGAACGAGCCTGTACCGGCGTCATCCATCGAACAGGCAGTGCGGATCGCGCAGCAGTCGCCATCCTCCTGCAACCGGCAGACTTGCCGCGCCCGGATATGGACGGAGCCATCCGATATCGCCAGGATTACCGCGTTGCAAAACGGCAATCGCGGCTTCGGCGATCAGCTGGGCGGCATTGCGATCATCACGTCGGATCTGGCCCATTGGGAGCATGCCCATGAACGCTATCAGGCCTGGATCGATGGCGGCATGTTCGCGATGAGCTTTGCCTATGGCCTGCACGCCGAAGGGCTCGGCGCGGTGATGCTGAACTGGTCGGTAACCCATGATCAGGACGACAGGCTGCGGCGTCTGATCGATCTGCCGGAAAGCGAGCTGGTCATCACCATGGTCGGCTTCGGTGTCCTGCCCGATAGACTGAAGGTGCCGGTCTCGCAGCGAAAGCCCCTCGACTACGCGCTCGTGCTCGACGCTCCGCTGAGTGCCGCCGCCCGGTAA
- a CDS encoding aspartate/glutamate racemase family protein, which yields MTKPVHVRIISPITTLGFRSDAAVKSLETDGLIVSATQIAKGPASIESEYEGAMAAPDTVARIIEAEREGVDACVIDCMGDPGLRAARETVSIPVLGPCNTGMHIAAMLGHKFSVITIVNRLIAQFENAAALAGLSSRMASARSVEIPVLELEADMDRTRKILIDEAQKAVQLDGAHAIIFGCTGLFGCAAAVREGLLQRGIDVPVIDPIPTAVNIAAGLVRANLSQSERTYPLPPEKAMPGYDMPDLRLNAAE from the coding sequence GTGACCAAGCCAGTACACGTCCGTATCATCTCGCCGATCACAACGCTCGGCTTCCGCTCCGATGCAGCGGTGAAGTCTCTCGAGACGGATGGGCTGATCGTCTCGGCCACGCAGATTGCGAAGGGCCCGGCTTCGATCGAAAGCGAGTATGAGGGCGCGATGGCAGCGCCTGACACGGTCGCCAGGATCATCGAGGCCGAGCGCGAGGGCGTTGATGCCTGCGTCATCGACTGCATGGGCGATCCCGGCCTGAGGGCGGCGCGCGAGACCGTCTCTATCCCGGTCCTCGGCCCCTGCAATACCGGCATGCACATTGCGGCCATGCTGGGCCACAAGTTCTCGGTCATCACCATCGTCAATCGGCTGATCGCCCAGTTCGAGAATGCCGCGGCGCTCGCCGGGCTGTCATCGCGCATGGCATCGGCCCGTTCCGTCGAAATCCCTGTATTGGAACTTGAAGCCGACATGGACAGGACCCGCAAGATCCTCATCGACGAGGCGCAAAAGGCCGTCCAGCTGGATGGTGCGCATGCCATCATTTTCGGCTGCACCGGCCTGTTCGGCTGTGCGGCGGCTGTGCGCGAAGGACTGCTGCAGCGCGGTATCGACGTTCCCGTCATCGACCCGATCCCGACCGCAGTCAACATCGCGGCAGGCCTGGTGCGGGCCAATCTCAGCCAGTCGGAGCGCACCTATCCGCTCCCGCCGGAAAAGGCCATGCCCGGCTACGACATGCCGGACCTGCGCCTGAACGCAGCGGAGTGA
- a CDS encoding ABC transporter permease: MTDATAATHERTGPAWLKPNLWWLVLPAILFIILFFLIPVISLFLSSFDKAMPGQITFQGNFSLDNYERIFTKSLYYMAIWRSVWIGAVVSAACLIIGYPLAFIIARTLKPGTATLLTILVLSSMQLDMVIRLYGLMVLMGDKGLINSGLMALGIISEPLPLMYNAFGVIVGLVQVTLPFMVLSLIGAIRSINPSLEEAARSLGSTRWHVMRTITWPLSLPGVYAGTLLVFALAISSYVVPALMGGWKVITLPIHIYQQIAEVGRWQFGAAIAAILFITSLFAMGLYILALRRNAGGRV, from the coding sequence ATGACGGATGCGACCGCGGCGACACACGAAAGAACAGGGCCGGCATGGCTGAAGCCTAATCTCTGGTGGTTGGTCCTGCCCGCGATCCTGTTCATCATCCTGTTCTTCCTGATCCCGGTCATCTCGCTGTTCCTGTCGAGCTTCGACAAGGCCATGCCGGGCCAGATCACCTTTCAGGGCAATTTCTCGCTCGACAATTACGAGCGGATCTTCACGAAGTCGCTCTATTACATGGCGATCTGGCGATCGGTGTGGATCGGCGCCGTGGTGTCGGCGGCCTGCCTGATCATCGGCTATCCGCTGGCCTTCATCATCGCCCGCACCCTGAAGCCCGGCACGGCGACGCTTCTGACGATCCTGGTGTTGAGCTCGATGCAGCTCGACATGGTCATCAGGCTCTATGGCCTGATGGTGCTGATGGGTGACAAGGGGCTGATCAATTCCGGGCTGATGGCGCTTGGCATCATCAGCGAGCCCCTGCCGCTGATGTACAACGCCTTCGGCGTGATCGTCGGCCTGGTCCAGGTCACGCTGCCGTTCATGGTGCTGTCGCTGATCGGCGCGATCCGCTCGATCAATCCGTCGCTTGAAGAGGCAGCCCGCAGCCTTGGTTCGACCCGCTGGCACGTGATGCGCACCATTACCTGGCCGCTGTCTCTGCCCGGTGTCTATGCCGGGACGCTGCTGGTCTTCGCGCTGGCGATCTCGTCCTATGTCGTGCCGGCACTGATGGGTGGCTGGAAGGTCATCACCCTGCCGATCCACATATACCAGCAGATCGCCGAAGTCGGGCGCTGGCAATTCGGCGCCGCCATTGCCGCAATCCTGTTCATCACCTCGCTGTTTGCCATGGGCCTTTATATCCTGGCGCTGCGCCGCAATGCCGGAGGCCGTGTCTGA
- a CDS encoding ABC transporter permease, whose product MEDVNPIPFTFRVIAAVALLVLLVPVGIVVLAGLNSGEYLTFPPEGFSLRWIRNFFVSPTFLPAFKLSFGLALATTLISTFLGTLASIFLTRSTSRSKEFLRAIFFLPVVLPGVVLGIALYVFFIWSNIGLARSLTGLIIGHVLVTMPFVIATVTASLVDLDLSVEEAARSLGASPIQAFTKVTLPLIAPGISAGSIFAFIVSFGQFELTLFLSTPNLQTLPLAIYSSLRYAFEPTAAAAGIFAICLVTVSTLISTRLSNLKKLLSRR is encoded by the coding sequence ATGGAAGATGTCAATCCGATCCCCTTCACCTTCCGGGTCATCGCTGCAGTCGCGCTGCTCGTCCTGCTGGTTCCTGTCGGCATTGTCGTTCTCGCGGGCCTCAACTCCGGTGAATACCTGACCTTTCCGCCGGAAGGGTTTTCGCTGCGCTGGATCAGGAACTTCTTTGTCTCACCGACCTTCCTGCCCGCCTTCAAGTTGTCCTTCGGGCTGGCGCTGGCAACGACACTGATCTCGACCTTTCTCGGCACGCTGGCATCGATCTTCCTGACCCGTAGCACCAGCCGGTCGAAAGAATTCCTCCGGGCAATCTTCTTCCTGCCGGTGGTGCTTCCGGGCGTCGTGCTTGGTATCGCGCTCTATGTCTTCTTCATCTGGAGCAATATCGGCCTTGCGCGCAGCCTCACCGGTCTGATCATCGGCCATGTTCTGGTGACCATGCCCTTCGTCATCGCCACCGTCACCGCCTCGCTGGTCGATCTCGATCTTTCCGTGGAAGAGGCCGCCCGTTCGCTTGGCGCCTCGCCGATACAAGCCTTCACCAAAGTCACGCTGCCGCTGATTGCGCCCGGCATTTCCGCAGGCTCGATCTTTGCCTTCATCGTGTCCTTCGGCCAGTTCGAACTGACCCTGTTCCTGTCGACGCCGAACCTCCAGACCCTGCCTTTGGCGATCTATTCCTCGCTGCGCTACGCCTTCGAGCCGACGGCGGCGGCGGCCGGCATTTTCGCGATCTGCCTGGTCACGGTTTCGACACTGATTTCAACACGTCTCTCCAACCTCAAAAAACTACTGAGCCGGCGATAA
- a CDS encoding ABC transporter substrate-binding protein, whose amino-acid sequence MTDTKNGLTRRTLLKAGAATAGVSLFNINHAFSQDVTYDGGVFDAGGAVLNIAGWGGYWEETQNKLVLDQFQKDFNCQIRYDSTFPWFPKYVAAGPENPPFAMNNWNMPEMFKTAGAGDYFMDVAEVKANVPNTAQLWDFSMETGVGITWAFSRYCYVYRSDVGITPKSFKDFWLPDYSGKRGTYITSNTLQMMFFMASCAQFGSSETDFDAGYQAMKDAMPMKISDFTGNMAALVERGEVNIAVQSDAEALLQQEKGVPVDLYYWDEYKGILTQTQTISKYADPTSKKLAFALLNRMLSPEFQTGFADEFWMRPTNKNAVIPEKMAKLGVENTADATAGLHIPDWAAYLADEIDIVETCNEIFGS is encoded by the coding sequence ATGACCGATACCAAGAACGGCCTTACCAGACGCACCCTGCTCAAGGCGGGCGCGGCAACCGCGGGCGTCAGCCTGTTCAACATCAACCATGCCTTCTCGCAGGACGTCACCTATGACGGCGGCGTGTTCGATGCCGGTGGCGCAGTGCTCAACATCGCCGGCTGGGGCGGCTACTGGGAGGAAACCCAGAACAAGCTGGTCCTCGACCAGTTCCAGAAGGACTTCAACTGCCAGATCCGCTATGACAGCACCTTCCCCTGGTTCCCGAAATATGTTGCCGCCGGTCCGGAAAACCCGCCCTTTGCCATGAACAACTGGAACATGCCGGAAATGTTCAAGACGGCAGGCGCCGGCGACTATTTCATGGACGTCGCGGAAGTGAAGGCCAATGTGCCGAACACGGCCCAGCTCTGGGACTTCTCGATGGAAACCGGTGTCGGCATCACCTGGGCCTTCTCGCGCTATTGCTACGTCTACCGCTCCGACGTCGGCATCACGCCGAAGAGCTTCAAGGACTTCTGGTTGCCTGACTATTCTGGCAAGCGCGGTACCTACATTACCTCCAACACGCTGCAGATGATGTTCTTCATGGCGTCCTGCGCCCAGTTCGGCAGCAGCGAAACCGACTTCGACGCCGGCTACCAGGCGATGAAGGACGCAATGCCGATGAAGATCTCGGACTTCACCGGCAACATGGCCGCGCTTGTCGAGCGCGGCGAGGTCAACATCGCCGTTCAGTCCGACGCCGAAGCCCTGCTGCAGCAGGAAAAGGGCGTTCCGGTCGATCTCTACTACTGGGACGAATACAAGGGCATCCTCACCCAGACCCAGACGATCAGCAAATATGCCGATCCGACCTCCAAGAAGCTCGCCTTCGCGCTTCTGAACCGGATGCTTTCGCCCGAATTCCAGACCGGCTTCGCCGATGAGTTCTGGATGCGGCCGACCAACAAGAACGCCGTCATTCCGGAAAAAATGGCCAAGCTCGGTGTCGAAAACACGGCCGATGCCACGGCCGGCCTGCACATTCCCGACTGGGCGGCCTATCTCGCGGACGAAATCGATATCGTCGAGACCTGCAACGAGATTTTCGGTTCGTAA
- a CDS encoding ABC transporter ATP-binding protein: MSDIRLEKLTKQYGDSTAVDSLSLDIKEGEFYALLGPSGCGKSTTLRMVAGFVKPTTGRIIVGGQNLTPLPPEKRDIGIVFQNYAIFPHMSVADNIAFGLKLRKKPRAEIDKAVKAALEQVGLAGYEDRFQRNLSGGQQQRVALARVLVTEPRILLLDEPLSALDKTLREEMKFWIKDLQQKLGITTIYVTHDQDEALTMSDRIGVMRAGQIEHSGTPREIYEEPATLFVTTFIGQSNVVSVTALEATDGVATYRLGDQVLKAGTRHHLGRNMPAKLIVRPENVLMGPEAEAQGVSLVTATVMDETYQGAMLRYRLSVAGQDIVAERQNQMHLARWSRGDQVQIGWAEKRARILPDDPSVSTGS, encoded by the coding sequence GTGTCCGATATCCGGCTGGAAAAACTTACCAAGCAATATGGTGACTCGACCGCCGTCGATTCCCTGTCGCTCGACATCAAGGAAGGCGAGTTCTACGCACTTCTCGGCCCATCGGGTTGCGGCAAGTCGACAACGCTTCGCATGGTGGCAGGTTTCGTCAAACCCACCACCGGCCGCATCATCGTCGGCGGCCAGAACCTCACGCCCCTGCCGCCCGAAAAACGCGACATCGGCATCGTCTTCCAGAACTACGCGATCTTTCCGCATATGTCGGTGGCCGACAATATCGCCTTCGGCCTGAAGCTCAGAAAGAAGCCACGCGCCGAGATCGACAAGGCGGTGAAGGCCGCCCTCGAACAGGTCGGACTTGCCGGCTACGAGGATCGCTTCCAGCGCAATCTCTCCGGCGGCCAGCAGCAGCGCGTAGCGCTCGCCCGTGTTCTGGTGACCGAACCACGCATCCTGCTTCTCGACGAGCCGCTTTCCGCGCTCGACAAGACGCTGCGCGAGGAAATGAAGTTCTGGATCAAGGATCTGCAGCAGAAGCTCGGCATCACCACGATCTATGTCACCCACGACCAGGACGAGGCGCTGACGATGTCGGACCGCATCGGCGTCATGCGGGCTGGCCAGATCGAGCATTCCGGTACGCCGCGCGAGATCTACGAGGAGCCGGCGACGCTGTTCGTAACCACCTTCATCGGCCAGTCGAACGTCGTCAGCGTGACCGCGCTTGAGGCGACGGACGGCGTGGCGACCTACCGCCTCGGCGACCAGGTGCTGAAGGCGGGCACGCGACATCACCTCGGCAGGAACATGCCTGCCAAGCTGATCGTCCGGCCCGAAAACGTGCTGATGGGTCCGGAGGCCGAGGCGCAGGGCGTGTCGCTGGTCACTGCCACGGTAATGGACGAGACCTATCAGGGCGCGATGCTGCGCTACAGGCTCAGTGTGGCGGGGCAGGACATCGTCGCGGAACGGCAGAACCAGATGCATCTCGCCCGGTGGAGCCGCGGTGACCAGGTTCAGATTGGCTGGGCGGAGAAAAGGGCGCGTATCCTGCCCGACGATCCGTCCGTGAGCACGGGAAGCTAG
- a CDS encoding hydantoinase/oxoprolinase family protein: MRIGIDVGGTNTDAVILDGDTVIAGCKSPTTEDVSSGISAALSIVMGESGVKPDAIEAVMIGTTHFTNAVIERRRLLEVAAIRIGLPATRGVPPMTDWPADLADTLGRHTFMLRGGHEFDGREIAPLDEAGLLEISQQIKERGIRAAAITSVFSPVTAVMELRAAEILKEQCPDVALSLSHEIGRVGFLERENAAIMNACLAELSTKVVNSFRAALKEKGITAPFFISQNDGTLMTPEHVERYPVLTFASGPTNSMRGAARLAGIGDAMVVDIGGTTSDVGMLMQGFPRESAVAVDIGGVRTNFRMPDVLAIGLGGGSLVRDDGARIGPDSVGYEITSKALVFGGDTLTTTDIIVAAGLADIGDASLVSHIPQSTIEAAIDTMHRMVDEAVDRMKTSADKLPVILVGGGSVLISRDLPSASNVIRPENAGVANAIGAAIAQVGGEVDRIYAMEGRSRDDVLDEAKAEASANAVAAGAVAETVKIMDIEEVPLAYLPGSATRIRVKAVGDLALKEGVK, encoded by the coding sequence ATGCGGATAGGCATTGATGTGGGCGGCACAAACACCGATGCTGTCATTTTGGATGGCGATACCGTGATTGCCGGCTGCAAGTCACCGACGACGGAAGACGTCAGCTCCGGCATTTCGGCTGCCCTTTCGATTGTCATGGGCGAAAGCGGCGTCAAACCCGACGCCATCGAAGCGGTGATGATCGGCACGACCCATTTTACCAATGCCGTCATCGAGCGCCGGCGCCTGCTGGAAGTCGCCGCAATCCGCATCGGTCTGCCCGCGACGCGCGGCGTGCCGCCGATGACCGACTGGCCCGCCGATCTCGCCGATACGCTCGGCCGCCACACCTTCATGCTGCGCGGCGGGCATGAATTCGACGGCCGCGAAATTGCGCCGCTCGATGAGGCCGGGCTCCTTGAGATATCCCAACAGATCAAGGAGCGCGGTATCCGCGCCGCAGCCATCACCTCGGTGTTTTCCCCCGTCACCGCGGTGATGGAGCTGCGGGCGGCAGAAATCCTGAAAGAACAGTGCCCGGATGTCGCCCTCTCGCTCAGCCACGAGATCGGCCGCGTCGGCTTCCTGGAGCGCGAGAATGCGGCGATCATGAATGCCTGCCTTGCTGAGCTTTCGACCAAGGTGGTCAATTCGTTCCGCGCGGCGCTGAAGGAAAAGGGCATCACCGCGCCGTTCTTCATCAGCCAGAACGACGGGACGCTGATGACGCCGGAGCATGTGGAGCGCTATCCGGTGCTCACCTTCGCCTCCGGCCCCACCAATTCCATGCGCGGCGCGGCAAGGCTTGCCGGCATCGGCGATGCCATGGTGGTCGATATCGGCGGCACGACGTCGGATGTCGGCATGCTGATGCAGGGGTTCCCGCGCGAGAGTGCCGTTGCCGTCGATATCGGTGGTGTGCGCACCAATTTCCGCATGCCGGATGTGCTCGCCATCGGCCTTGGCGGCGGTTCTCTGGTCCGCGACGACGGCGCCCGCATCGGCCCGGATTCGGTCGGCTACGAGATCACCTCGAAGGCACTGGTGTTCGGTGGCGATACGCTGACGACAACGGACATCATCGTGGCCGCCGGGCTTGCCGATATCGGCGATGCTTCGCTGGTCAGCCACATTCCGCAATCGACCATCGAAGCCGCGATCGACACGATGCACCGCATGGTCGACGAGGCGGTCGACCGGATGAAGACCTCGGCCGACAAGCTGCCGGTCATTCTGGTCGGCGGCGGTTCGGTGCTGATTTCGCGCGACCTTCCCTCGGCCAGCAACGTGATCCGTCCGGAAAACGCCGGCGTTGCCAACGCCATCGGCGCGGCGATCGCCCAGGTCGGCGGCGAGGTCGACCGGATCTACGCCATGGAAGGCAGGAGCCGCGACGACGTGCTCGATGAAGCCAAGGCGGAAGCCTCTGCCAATGCCGTTGCCGCAGGGGCCGTGGCCGAGACCGTCAAGATCATGGACATTGAGGAAGTGCCGCTTGCCTACCTGCCGGGCTCGGCGACCCGTATCCGGGTCAAGGCCGTTGGCGACCTCGCACTCAAGGAGGGCGTAAAGTGA
- a CDS encoding DUF917 domain-containing protein codes for MKLGSQDLKDLAVGAAFLGTGGGGDPYIGRQMVQKCLDDGLTVELVDPDTLDDDALVIPTAMMGAPTVLVEKLPSGEEAILSLKRLEKRLGKTATHTMPIEVGGINSTIPLLVGARMGLPIVDGDGMGRAFPELQMETFGVYGVSGCPMAVSNEWGDCTLIEARSNEMMEWLSRGVAIRMGGAAYIAEYAMSGAEVKRTAVPRTLSLAIQVGRVLREAKANHQSPFEALLAFMPKTLYSFATIIYSGKIADLQRETRNGFSMGRAKIEGFGAYDGVMDIEIQNENLIARVNGKVRAIVPDLICIMDSETAEPITTEMLRYGQRVTVISVSVPEMMRTPEALSVFGPKCFGLDEPYTKIEELSA; via the coding sequence GTGAAACTTGGATCCCAGGACCTCAAGGACCTCGCAGTCGGTGCAGCCTTTCTCGGAACCGGTGGCGGTGGCGACCCCTATATCGGCCGCCAGATGGTGCAGAAATGCCTCGATGACGGCTTGACGGTCGAACTCGTCGATCCCGACACGCTTGATGACGATGCGCTGGTCATCCCGACAGCCATGATGGGCGCGCCGACCGTTCTCGTCGAAAAACTGCCCTCGGGCGAGGAAGCGATCCTGTCGCTGAAGCGGCTGGAAAAGCGTCTCGGCAAGACAGCGACGCACACCATGCCGATCGAGGTCGGCGGCATCAATTCCACCATTCCGCTGCTGGTTGGTGCCCGAATGGGCCTGCCGATCGTCGATGGCGACGGCATGGGCCGGGCCTTTCCGGAACTGCAGATGGAAACCTTCGGCGTCTACGGTGTTTCCGGCTGCCCGATGGCCGTTTCCAACGAATGGGGCGACTGCACCCTGATCGAGGCGCGCTCCAACGAGATGATGGAGTGGCTGTCGCGCGGTGTCGCCATCCGCATGGGCGGTGCTGCCTATATCGCCGAATATGCGATGTCGGGGGCCGAGGTGAAGCGCACTGCCGTGCCGCGCACGCTGTCGCTCGCCATTCAGGTCGGCAGGGTTCTGCGCGAGGCCAAGGCCAATCACCAGAGCCCGTTCGAAGCGCTGCTCGCCTTCATGCCGAAGACGCTCTATAGCTTCGCCACCATCATCTATTCCGGCAAGATCGCCGATCTTCAGCGCGAGACCCGCAACGGCTTTTCGATGGGCCGGGCAAAGATCGAGGGCTTTGGCGCCTATGACGGCGTGATGGATATCGAGATCCAGAACGAGAACCTGATCGCCCGGGTTAACGGCAAGGTGCGCGCCATCGTGCCGGACCTCATCTGCATCATGGACAGCGAGACCGCCGAGCCGATCACCACGGAAATGCTGCGTTATGGCCAGCGCGTTACCGTCATCTCGGTTTCCGTGCCGGAAATGATGCGCACACCGGAAGCACTCTCCGTCTTCGGCCCGAAATGCTTCGGGCTTGATGAGCCTTATACGAAGATCGAGGAGCTTTCGGCATGA
- a CDS encoding DUF917 domain-containing protein, with translation MREIHPEDLEDIAVGAAILGTGGGGDPYIGKLLARCAIEEHGPVRLISLDELANDAKVVTGGAMGAPTILIEKIPSGDEMLMALRHYEDVTGETVDALMPFEAGGLNSCLPIVLAAQTGLPLVDADGMGRAFPQLEMETFNVYGVKAAPVAMADERGNLAMVETEDAAKAEFLARGICIRMGGHVSLINYPMSGETAKRVSVPATISLAQDIGRVLREAKRAKKPPLATLIDFLKATHYGHAEVLGSGKVADIARKVENGWSVGIVTIAPFDGSAPYSIRIQNENLSLERNGKVIAVVPDLICVLDIDTAEAIPTERLRYGQRVNILGIRVPEIMRTPEALSVFGPAAFHIDAEYAPLGGS, from the coding sequence ATGAGAGAAATTCATCCCGAAGACCTGGAAGACATTGCCGTCGGTGCAGCCATTCTCGGCACTGGCGGCGGCGGCGATCCCTATATCGGCAAGCTGCTGGCGCGCTGCGCCATCGAAGAGCACGGGCCCGTCAGGCTGATCTCGCTGGATGAGCTGGCAAATGATGCGAAGGTCGTCACCGGCGGCGCGATGGGCGCGCCGACGATCCTCATCGAAAAAATCCCATCCGGTGACGAAATGCTGATGGCATTGCGCCATTATGAAGACGTCACGGGTGAGACGGTTGATGCGCTGATGCCGTTTGAGGCTGGCGGGCTGAATTCCTGCCTGCCGATCGTGCTCGCCGCCCAGACCGGCCTGCCCCTGGTCGATGCCGATGGCATGGGCCGCGCCTTCCCGCAGCTCGAAATGGAAACCTTCAACGTCTATGGCGTGAAGGCGGCCCCGGTCGCCATGGCCGATGAACGCGGCAATCTCGCCATGGTCGAGACCGAGGATGCGGCCAAGGCCGAGTTTCTGGCACGCGGTATCTGCATTCGCATGGGCGGCCATGTCAGCCTGATCAACTATCCGATGAGCGGCGAAACCGCCAAGCGCGTTTCCGTTCCGGCCACGATCTCGCTGGCGCAGGATATCGGGCGGGTGCTGCGCGAAGCGAAGCGGGCGAAGAAACCGCCGCTCGCCACCCTGATCGATTTCCTGAAAGCCACCCATTACGGCCATGCCGAGGTTTTGGGATCGGGCAAGGTCGCCGACATCGCTCGCAAGGTCGAAAACGGCTGGTCGGTCGGTATCGTCACCATCGCGCCTTTCGACGGAAGCGCCCCCTATTCCATTCGCATCCAGAACGAAAACCTGTCACTGGAACGCAATGGCAAGGTGATTGCCGTGGTGCCAGATCTCATCTGCGTGCTGGATATCGACACGGCAGAGGCCATTCCGACCGAACGGCTGCGCTATGGCCAGCGGGTGAACATTCTCGGCATTCGCGTGCCTGAAATCATGCGTACGCCCGAAGCGCTTTCCGTCTTCGGCCCCGCCGCGTTTCACATCGACGCCGAATACGCACCGCTTGGTGGGTCCTGA